A window from Streptomyces sp. NBC_00271 encodes these proteins:
- the msrA gene encoding peptide-methionine (S)-S-oxide reductase MsrA has protein sequence MFLHSRTPQLPTAEQALRGRPEPIFTVPDRHTVLGNPLLGPYPEGLEIADFGMGCFWGAERKFWQLPTGVYTTLVGYQGGFTEHPTYEEVCSGLTGHTEVVRVVHDPALISYERLLQVFWESHNPTQGFRQGNDVGTQYRSAIHTHTPAQAATAAASRDAYQKVLTSSGYGTITTELLPAEGRTFYPAEGYHQQYLSGSKNPNGYCGLGGTGVSCPIGVARVAG, from the coding sequence ATGTTCCTGCACAGCCGTACCCCTCAGCTCCCGACCGCCGAGCAGGCACTGCGGGGCCGCCCGGAGCCGATCTTCACGGTCCCCGACCGGCACACCGTCCTCGGCAACCCCCTCCTCGGCCCCTACCCCGAGGGCCTGGAGATCGCCGACTTCGGCATGGGCTGTTTCTGGGGCGCCGAGCGCAAGTTCTGGCAGCTCCCGACGGGCGTGTACACGACCCTGGTGGGCTACCAGGGCGGCTTCACCGAGCACCCCACGTACGAGGAGGTCTGCTCGGGCCTGACCGGCCACACGGAGGTCGTCCGCGTGGTCCACGACCCCGCCCTGATCTCCTACGAGCGCCTCCTCCAGGTCTTCTGGGAGTCCCACAACCCGACCCAGGGCTTCCGCCAGGGCAACGACGTCGGCACCCAGTACCGCTCCGCCATCCACACCCACACCCCCGCCCAGGCAGCCACCGCGGCCGCCTCCCGCGACGCCTACCAGAAGGTCCTGACCTCCTCCGGCTACGGCACCATCACCACCGAACTCCTCCCCGCGGAAGGCCGCACCTTCTACCCGGCCGAGGGCTATCACCAGCAGTACCTATCAGGCAGCAAAAACCCGAACGGGTACTGCGGGCTGGGTGGGACGGGCGTGTCCTGCCCGATCGGCGTGGCTCGGGTCGCAGGCTGA